Genomic segment of Chelonoidis abingdonii isolate Lonesome George chromosome 5, CheloAbing_2.0, whole genome shotgun sequence:
TAAGTAGCAGGAAGAGAACATGTTTAGAACTATTAgcacatttaaataaatgcttcTCAATTGAAGTTAGATTCCAAACCAGGAATAGCATATAGTTTTAGACTTACAGTATTCATGTTTAACTGTATTGCAAAAACAGACAACTTGCACATAGAATATTATATAATTGCAGAATAGACATTAGGTCAGGTGTTATAATTAAATCCTTCATTTTGATGTAGACTGTCATTTAAATCTACATAAGCAGTATACTGCTCATAATTAGAAAGGTGGTAGTCTCATTCTGATTGAAATTTCGGCTCAGGTTTAAGGTATTTTCTTCTACACAAAGTTTGTAGTGTTTCATTAGACACAAAGGTTTAGAATACTCACAGGATGTTTCCAGTAAAGGCAGAAATGTTACTGTGGCTGTTATTTGTCTGATAACAGATCGAATTTCCTCCTGGATAGCTTTCTGAGATTTCTCTCTTGGTACACTGCAAGAGAATAAGAAGTTGTCAATATAGGGggaaaaatgaagtttttgttATGATGAGAAGTTTCTCCAAATCTACCTCTCTTCATTATTTAGATGCGGTTATTGTTCTTGCTATACAATAAAGGGACATATCTCTCATTCAAGAAATGTAAGTCTCAATTGCATAATTATTATATAGTAAAATACAAGATGGATGATCAAGGTTTGGAAAACATAACCAAAAATGACTGTTTAAATTTCAGTTCATTGTTCTTCCATGAAGCCCCTCAATGCTTAAGGATACCAGTCTCTGTCCTGATTTCCCTGTGATCTGGAGTTCATGGAGCAATACTGTTACCAAAGCAACTGCTTCTCAATATGAGAAATCAAGAAGAAGAACAGtggtggaaaaaacaaaacaaaacaaaaaccacacatgTACCAAGggaaaattttaccttttctaTGCAGCTCCTTTTAAAGCAAGTGCGAGTTGCATATTCATCTGAGatcaattttttcccccccatttgaTTTAGAGTGAAGCACACCAGTAGAGTAAAAGCTACAAAATGCTGTCAAAGATAAACTACACCAGCTCAGGTTCCTTCTATAccagagtttgtttgttttttttaaatgattgaccCAGATTATTTTTGTGTGGCAgtttataaatacaaaacaaaggcCTTTAATACTTGCACCTAATAAACCACTAGCAGTAGTCAACAGGAAGGGTTTATAACTGTGTAATTTTGACTACATTACCTCTCATCCTTTGCAGTCTTGTCACATTCAATGTCAAACTGCCACCTTTCAAGAACATCACTGCTTTCAATACTAGAGATTACCACCACCAGCCGCTGCACTAAACACTTGTACAACCAGTCTGAAAGAAGCAAGAGAAAAATAACTTCCCCAAAGTCAGAAAATATAGATAATGTAGCAGACTGAGTCTTCATTAATGCTACATTTACTGTCTACACTAGTAATATCACTGTTTATGGAAAAGCAGTTAATATAGTTAAACTGAGCATACTAAATTAGTGACAAGCTCCAAGGTGTACattctctccaatactaatagcTAATccagaaatataaaaacaatatgGTAGAGAGAAATTGGCTATGTAAATGGGCACACTGAACAGACATGTTAAGACTAATGTAACCCCCTAGCAATTAAAAAATTCACATTTGAGCTCTGAATGTGAAGAGATTGAATACATTGCTCTGCCTCAGAGAAGACTGGTCAGAATGTATGTGTTTGCTAGACTAAGGCTCTCCCTAATAGAAATAGAATaggtaaatataaataaaacagataGCCTGTGTTGTCACAACGTGAAACATCAGTTTATATGCAAGCCACACTCTAAAAACACGTCATGATTCTAAAGAATTATGCTAGGTGATGAATACATGGGAGTTCAAAGTTCATAAAATAGTGTGAGCTACCATCTAGGTGCATTTGAGCTGCGGTACCTTTTAGCTGTTCTACCACGTTGTTCAGGTAGTTTTTAAGTTCAGGATCTGTAGTTACCAGCAGAGTGAGCCCGTATTTCTGCACACGCGTGAAGGTCTCCGAGGGATAGATCCCACGCTGATATAAAATGCTGTTGATGCCATAAGCTGAAAAGCAGGTAGAGTGGTCTGGTCACTGGACTCTCCCAACCGGCACCCCCACGTGCAGCCACACACTCGCCGACCCCTTCCCTCCGCCTCATTACCGAGATGGGAAGGGAACAAAACTCCGCAGCCGCGAGTAGTCGGGCGGAGACGCAGCTCCCGGGACTCCCTGAGCGATGTCCGGGTCACCGCATTGCCTCGGGGTCGCTCCCCGAGGAAGCGCGCAGCGCTGCAGGGACTCTCGGGCGGGGTCCATCACCCCCAGGGCACGGGGACAGCGCGGTGCGCTACAGGGACCCTCGGGCGGGGTCCATCACCCCCAGGGCACGGGGACAGCGCGGTGCGCTACAGGGACCCTCGGGCGGGGTCCGTCACCCCCAGGGCACGGGGGCAGCCCTGCCCCGCTCCGCTCACTCACAGAAGAACTCAGCTACGATCTCGGCGCTGCCCCGCAGGGTGATGCCCTGCTCCCGGCTCTGCTGCTTGGCCATGGCGCAGACAGGCGGCGCCCGCAGTCCCAGACCCCGCCGCCGGCCCGTTCAAATCAGGCGCCGCCCCCTGCACCGCCGCCACAAAAGCACCTCATAGGCTCTCGCTAACGCATGCGCGTTGCTCGCTGATAATAACAGTTCCAGCACGCGCCGTCTCTCCTGGAACCTCCCTTCGTGCGCAGGCGCAGTAACTTTTTCTGCTTCGGTGGGCTAGCCCAAGATGTTAGCGTTGCCTGGCAGGGATTGGGGAGCTGCACGTTCTATCTATTTCGGGGGCGGCTCCTCCGAACGCGCTGAcctgtggggtgggaaggtgCAGCGCGTGCCCTTCCTCCACGCCTGCAGCGTGCTGTGTGCGAGACTGCGTCGCCTGGCGTCGAGCTACGGAGGTTGGCGGGGAGGTTTGAAATTGCAAACGCGCTGGGCTGTTACGCTGATTAGGAGCCCCCGCGCGTGCACCGGAGGAAGGGCTGCGAGTGACTGCAAAGCGGGGGGAGATCTCCATCCCGGGGAACCCCCGTGTTTC
This window contains:
- the MAD2L1 gene encoding mitotic spindle assembly checkpoint protein MAD2A, giving the protein MAKQQSREQGITLRGSAEIVAEFFSYGINSILYQRGIYPSETFTRVQKYGLTLLVTTDPELKNYLNNVVEQLKDWLYKCLVQRLVVVISSIESSDVLERWQFDIECDKTAKDESVPREKSQKAIQEEIRSVIRQITATVTFLPLLETSCAFDLLIYTDKDLAVPEKWEESGPQFIANSEEVRLRSFTTTIHKVNSMVAYKKDSFP